A single region of the Carassius gibelio isolate Cgi1373 ecotype wild population from Czech Republic chromosome A14, carGib1.2-hapl.c, whole genome shotgun sequence genome encodes:
- the LOC128027279 gene encoding neuronal PAS domain-containing protein 4A-like, with amino-acid sequence MYRSTKGASKARRDQINAEIRNLKDLLPISDADKSRLSYLHIMSLACMHTRKSVFFSQDTAAASSAEETEEFLTFHELNELVQMMPGFLLLLTGEGKLLYLSDSVSEHLGHSMVDLVAQGDSVYDIIDTADHFIMRSNLVPPTSPDTDRLFRCRFNTSKSVRRQSAGNKIVLIRARCLSQPPNESSPGSYWTSNPVWICFCAPLEPHTSRGGTAQDREPPSAAALESSFFLPCFQSQHSRDMRLQEAQDSVNVYLGLNVETLRSQSWYSFLHPQDLSHASAQHCSLLKEGGEGRAEMVVRVETADHSWVWLYMVLQLETGETPIVSNNFIISETEAWSVRQQLSSEQTQLSLVLGSSTSQQESLSSPDQVFTPGSSGLSGQSFDFSTATCSAGSTEEQGGSSSMEPAQLESGPRSSLSSLEEESFFQHEPSETVASPSSASSPIPVTVATVSDLDFLTQNILLPPAFQIDPLLPALPLPLPPVPTSQAQQTKEFVCTPPYTPQLGGSNFPFGEPHFSFDPTGATSPPPLAPTATVTTTMAPSLSPSAPSNPQGSPPPPTTTLSTILPLTITTPTTEILFPVEPCSGLLYEKLPPTPDSPGDGDCTVMTLPEVRGPLYVDVPLGPLPYPPEGLLTPEASPGKQPSLPFFSSLREREKERMEISLLAQHISTLVEGFYLDPLLTKLVPSTISEHSQSQSLDSAGLDSIPLLGEFYPLKSWKGLDLPIFPDDDSLFEESVMETLLQDLMSSAPLSPTPSSYSHSSPPSSPSSPECWCPPLHFDGVSAMSAGHFCSVQSAHCNNEAGRGAMMSPVNTGNMADGKAAGEVAMETEVASSPLYMGIPTSPPLQLTASPTTPVLLPVSSPVSPASPGLPCAQSLLEELAALEPMFGAGASITPGLGQQPELYQLQIHAPQQCFHKDGSGSDSPF; translated from the exons ATGTATCGGTCCACCAAAGGAGCGTCGAAAGCTCGAAGAGACCAGATAAACGCGGAAATTAGGAACCTGAAGGACTTGTTGCCCATCTCCGATGCGGACAAGTCTCGTCTCTCCTATCTACATATCATGTCGCTGGCTTGCATGCACACGAGAAAGTCTGTCTTCTTTAGTCAAG aTACAGCTGCAGCTAGCAGTGCTGAGGAAACCGAGGAATTTCTCACATTTCATGAACTGAATGAGTTGGTACAAATGATGCCAGGTTTTCTTCTGCTATTGACTGGAGAAGGCAAGTTACTGTACCTGTCAGACAGCGTCTCTGAGCATCTCGGACACTCAATG GTAGATTTGGTCGCTCAAGGGGATAGTGTGTACGACATAATAGACACTGCAGACCATTTTATTATGAGGAGTAACTTGGTGCCTCCAACTTCACCTGACACAG ATCGTCTGTTCCGCTGCAGATTCAACACCTCCAAATCAGTGCGTAGGCAGAGCGCAGGCAATAAGATTGTCTTAATCCGAGCTCGCTGCCTGTCACAACCTCCCAACGAGTCTTCCCCAGGATCCTATTGGACTTCCAACCCAGTCTGGATATGTTTCTGTGCTCCTCTGGAGCCTCACACTTCCCGAGGTGGAACTGCCCAAGACAGAGAGCCACCATCAGCTGCAGCACTAGAGAGCAGCTTCTTCCTGCCATGTTTCCAATCTCAGCACAGCCGTGACATGAGACTTCAGGAAGCACAAGACAG TGTGAATGTTTATTTGGGTCTAAATGTGGAGACTCTGCGGTCCCAATCTTGGTACAGTTTCCTGCATCCTCAGGATCTTTCACATGCCTCAGCTCAGCACTGCAGCCTAT TGAAAGAGGGAGGAGAAGGCAGGGCTGAGATGGTGGTCCGTGTAGAGACTGCAGATCACTCATGGGTCTGGCTTTACATGGTCTTGCAGCTGGAAACTGGGGAAACCCCTATTGTCAGTAACAATTTCATCATCAG TGAGACAGAGGCTTGGTCAGTCAGGCAGCAGCTGAGCTCTGAACAAACCCAGCTTTCCTTGGTGCTGGGCTCAAGCACTTCCCAACAAGAAAGCCTCTCAAGTCCTGACCAAGTGTTTACACCAGGAAGCAGTGGCCTCTCTGGTCAGTCATTTGACTTCAGCACGGCCACATGCAGTGCAGGATCTACTGAGGAACAAGGTGGCAGCTCCTCAATGGAGCCTGCACAACTGGAAAGTGGCCCACGTTCCAGTCTCTCTTCTTTGGAGGAGGAGAGCTTCTTCCAACACGAACCCAGTGAAACTGTGGCCAGTCCTTCTTCTGCATCATCTCCCATTCCAGTCACGGTTGCAACAGTGTCTGACTTGGACTTCCTCACTCAGAATATTCTGCTGCCACCAGCATTCCAGATAGATCCTCTTCTACCAGCCTTGCCCCTTCCTCTTCCACCTGTTCCTACCTCCCAGGCCCAACAGACCAAGGAATTTGTGTGTACACCCCCATACACACCACAACTAGGTGGAAGCAATTTTCCCTTTGGGGAACCTCATTTTAGTTTTGATCCTACCGGGGCTACCTCACCACCTCCCCTTGCTCCAACTGCAACAGTAACAACAACAATGGCTCCATCTCTTTCTCCATCTGCACCATCAAACCCACAAGGCAGCCCACCTCCTCCAACGACAACACTCTCAACTATTTTGCCTCTCACTATAACAACTCCAACAACAGAGATCCTCTTCCCAGTGGAGCCTTGCAGTGGGTTGCTCTATGAGAAACTCCCTCCTACTCCTGACAGTCCAGGTGATGGTGACTGTACGGTTATGACTTTACCAGAGGTCCGTGGTCCACTGTATGTTGACGTCCCCCTTGGGCCACTACCTTACCCACCAGAAGGTCTCCTCACACCTGAAGCTTCACCTGGAAAACAGCCAAGTCTACCCTTCTTCTCCTCACTacgtgagagagaaaaagagagaatggAGATCTCGCTTTTAGCCCAGCACATCAGCACACTAGTAGAGGGCTTCTACCTAGATCCACTGCTGACCAAGCTGGTCCCTTCCACCATTTCTGAACACTCTCAGTCTCAATCTCTTGATTCTGCGGGACTTGATTCAATCCCATTGTTGGGTGAATTCTACCCACTGAAGTCCTGGAAAGGTCTGGACCTGCCCATCTTCCCTGATGATGACTCTCTGTTTGAGGAGAGTGTCATGGAGACCCTTCTGCAGGACCTCATGTCCTCTGCTCCCCTCTCACCGACACCCTCTTCCTACTCTCACTCCAGCCCCCCCTCCTCTCCCTCCAGTCCTGAGTGCTGGTGCCCACCCTTGCACTTTGACGGGGTCTCTGCTATGAGTGCCGGTCACTTCTGTAGCGTCCAATCGGCGCACTGTAACAATGAGGCCGGGCGAGGGGCTATGATGTCGCCAGTCAACACAGGCAACATGGCAGATGGGAAGGCGGCAGGtgaagttgccatggagacagaggTAGCATCATCACCTCTGTACATGGGCATACCAACATCTCCACCACTGCAGCTGACTGCCTCCCCAACCACCCCAGTTTTGTTGCCTGTCTCTTCGCCTGTCAGCCCCGCATCGCCCGGCCTGCCCTGCGCCCAGTCCCTCCTCGAGGAGCTGGCCGCCCTGGAACCCATGTTTGGGGCAGGTGCCTCGATCACCCCTGGCCTGGGGCAACAACCTGAGTTGTATCAACTCCAAATTCATGCGCCGCAACAGTGCTTCCACAAAG ATGGGAGTGGAAGTGATTCTCCGTTCTAA